One region of Cucurbita pepo subsp. pepo cultivar mu-cu-16 chromosome LG03, ASM280686v2, whole genome shotgun sequence genomic DNA includes:
- the LOC111790227 gene encoding CCR4-NOT transcription complex subunit 1-like, whose protein sequence is MLMFSATTSSQIRFLLHSLTESNAESILNELCEFIDCGVEGSFILLRTCLDHFTSHGSDLDNPLLRLVVSSVFKHLLDRPNFSTIFCESLKTRDINQVILENISNLLNLSMCERIGVGLAVSDSENLNTRTCGNNFCITQIEELCANAVSMDSTQQIQDIIMFLQRSEGLSKHLDSFMQMLSLVQLKDVTEFVLSPLLSDELREEKILRNVNLSHESRDNDFDSILAEMEKEMSMGDIMKELGYGCTVNATQCKEIVSLFLPLTEITISKILGMIARNHTGLEDSRNLYTTFSLALGCSALSDLPSLNSWDVDVLIDTVKQLAPSIDWIRVMENLDHEGFYIPNEEAFTFFMSVYRRACQDTFPLHTICGSVWKNMEGQISFLKHAVSAPPEIFTFAHSGRQLAYIDGLHGHKLQLGHTNQAWMCLDLLDILCELAERGHARSVQSMLEFPLKNWPELLLLGMAHTNTAYNLLQFEVSFSIFPLMLRNPLGSDLIFQLWHVNLNLVLRGFVDAQNSDPDCMVRIVEICQELKILLSVLDMIPPSCSIRLAAIASRQECLDLEKWLSNSLNTYKDVFFEECLKFLKGIHYGGSQDFTTKPFYPSNAISNIYLDTASTFLKVLRSNVSTTASAKLFEEMEKLHDAVLESNPKLQNGDAPDAPGAEGGYTDDIEAEANSYFQQMFSGQLTIEAMVQMLSRYKESSVKREQSIFECMIANLFEEYRFFPKYPERQLKIAAVLFGSVIKHQLVTHLTLGIALRGVLDALRKPADSKMFVFGTKAVEQFVDRLIEWPQYCNHILQISHLRSTHVELVAFIEQALLRLSAGHSDSDATAGNVELQQKHETAMDDRLKVIGSSVSDVKQFLSSVGQTSIQPVGDAPTNQKNTISTPAVLTSASGFVRPSRGAASTRFGSALNIETLVAAAEKRETPLEAPASDVQDKISFMINNISLANLEAKAKEFSEILKEQFFPWFAQYMVMKRASIEPNFHDLYLKFLDRVNSKALSKEIVQATYENCKVLLGSELIKSSSEERSLLKNLGSWLGKLTIGRNQVLRAREIDPKSLIIEAYEKGLMIAVIPFTSKVLEPCQSSLAYQPPNPWTMGILGLLAEIYSMPNLKMNLKFDIEVLFKNLSVDMKEITPTSLLKDRKREVEGNPDFSNKDVGASQTQMVAEAKPSIMSSLNQVELPLEVATPSNSGNHTHLLSQYVPPLHLSSGTLMEDEKLAALGLSDQLPTAPGLLQATTSPSPFSTNQLPAGIPNIGSLVVINQKLNSLGLHIHFQRAVPIAMDRAVKEIVSGIVQRSVSIATQTTKELVLKDYAMESDETRIFNAAHLMVASLAGCLAHVTCKEPLRGSISSQLRSSLQNLGVASDLLEQAVQLVTNDNLDLGCAIIEQAATDKAIQTIDGEIAQQLSLRRKHREGVNTTFFDTGMYAQGPLGVVPEALRPKPGHLSISQQRVYEDFVRLPLQNQNSQAAQSTGSSITASGTGLSSQFGLSSGQLNSGYTSGLVAGLEGGSRSLDDAVDPTCVPQLSATPGHIAADGVGVRGPENDLGVASFPLAASTPELPAADTSDNIKEPGSSSQPLSSPITTDRLATTMSEPSLTTRDALDKFQVISQKLEALVSNEARETDFQGVIAEVPEIILRCVSRDEAALAVAQKVFKVLYDNASNTFHVGAHLAILIAIRDVCKLVVKELTSWVIYSEEERKYNKDITLGLIRSELLNLAEYNVHMAKLIDGGRNKAATEFAISLLQTLVVEESSVISELHNLVDALAKVAAKPGSSEPLQQLVEIIKNPSASTAAISGVNVGKEDKARLARDKKAPGHSTANREDSSFLESEDPVGFRDQVSILFAEWYRICELPGANEAAFNHFIIQLHQNGLLKGDDMTDRFFRLLTEISVAHCLSSEVINSGALQSPQQIQNLSFLAIDIYAKLVFSILKGSGKTSLLSRILAVTVRFIQKDAEEKKASFNPRPYFRLFINWLPDLGCLEPIVDGANFQILTAFANAFHALHPLKIPAFSYAWLELVSHRSFMPKMLTGNSQKGWPYIQRLLVDVFQFMEPFLRNAELGPPVYFLYKGTLRVLLVLLHDFPEFLCDYHFTFCDVIPPSCIQMRNIILSAFPRNMRLPDPSTPNLKIDLLAEINQSPRILSEVDGALKSKQMKADVDEYLKTRQQGSSFLADLKQKLLLPPIEAASAGTRYNVPLINSLVLYVGMQAIQQLQARSPHAQSTANTVTLAVFLVGAALDIFQTLIVELDTEGRYLFLNAVANQLRYPNTHTHYFSFVLLYLFAESTQEIIQEQITRVLLERLIVNRPHPWGLLITFIELIKNPRYNFWNRSFIRCAPDIERLFESVSRSCGGPKSADENMVQNWVPDTAH, encoded by the exons ATGCTGATGTTTTCGGCTACGACGTCGTCTCAGATTCGCTTCCTCCTCCACAGCTTGACTGAATCTAATGCTGAATCCATTCTCAACGAGCTCTGCGAG TTTATTGACTGTGGAGTTGAAGGAAGCTTCATACTGCTCAGAACTTGTTTGGATCATTTCACTAGTCATGGGTCAGATTTGGACAACCCGCTGTTGCGACTAGttgtttcctctgttttcaaGCATCTCTTGGACAGACCCAATTTTAGTACAATATTTTGCGAGTCCCTTAAAACTAGAGATATCAACCAAGTTATTCTTGAGAACATCTCGAATCTGTTAAACTTGTCAATGTGTGAAAGAATTGGAGTTGGTCTCGCTGTTTCAGATTCTGAAAATCTCAATACAAGGACGTGTG gAAATAACTTCTGCATTACTCAGATTGAGGAACTTTGTGCTAATGCTGTATCTATGGATTCCACTCAGCAAATTCAGGATATTATCATGTTCCTCCAACGGTCTGAAGGGCTCTCAAAGCATTTAGATTCCTTCATGCAAATGCTATCTTTGGTGCAGTTAAAAGATGTTACAGAGTTTGTTTTGTCACCGCTGCTTTCAGATGAATTGCGAGAGGAGAAAATTTTAAG GAATGTAAATCTGTCACATGAGTCCCGTGATAATGATTTTGATTCCATCTTAGCCGAaatggagaaggaaatgagCATGGGAGATATTATGAAGGAACTGGGTTATGGATGCACAGTCAATGCTACACAATGCAAAGAGATCGTGTCCCTCTTCTTGCCGCTGACAGAGATTACTATCTCTAAGATACTTGGCATGATAGCTCGCAATCACACTGGTCTTGAGGACAGTCGAAATTTATATACAACTTTTAGTCTAGCTTTGGGTTGCAGCGCCTTATCTGATCTTCCATCCTTGAACTCATGGGATGTGGATGTTCTCATAGACACAGTGAAGCAACTT GCACCTAGCATTGACTGGATAAGAGTAATGGAAAATCTGGATCACGAGGGTTTTTACATACCTAATGAGGAagcattcacatttttcatgTCTGTATATAGACGTGCATGCCAG GACACGTTTCCTCTTCATACTATTTGTGGTTCGGTTTGGAAGAATATGGAGGGTCAGATTTCCTTCCTTAAACATGCTGTGTCGGCACCACCTGAAATATTTACATTTGCTCACTCTGGGAGACAGCTG GCTTATATTGATGGACTGCATGGCCATAAGCTTCAACTTGGACATACAAATCAAGCATGGATGTGTCTTGATCTTTTGGATATACTGTGTGAACTTGCTGAGAGAGGTCATGCTAGATCTGTGCAATCAATGCTGGAGTTTCCTCTTAAAAACTGGCCTGAGCTATTGCTACTTGGGATGGCACATACTAAC ACCGCATACAATCTTCTCCAGTTCgaagtttctttttcaatcttccCATTGATGTTAAGAAATCCTCTTGGTAGTGATTTAATCTTTCAGCTATGGCATGTTAACCTTAATCTGGTGTTACGGGGATTTGTGGATGCTCAAAACAGTGATCCAGATTGCATGGTTAGGATAGTTGAAATCTGCCAAGAATTGAAG ATACTTTTGTCAGTACTAGATATGATTCCTCCTTCCTGCAGTATCAGATTAGCTGCTATTGCTTCACGACAGGAATGTTTAGACCTTGAGAAGTGGTTGAGTAACAGTTTGAACACATACAAAGATGTATTTTTTGAG GAATGCCTCAAGTTCTTAAAAGGGATTCATTATGGGGGATCTCAAGATTTTACAACCAAACCTTTTTATCCTTCCAATGcgatttcaaatatttatctcGACACTGCTTCTACTTTCTTGAAG GTTCTAAGATCTAATGTGAGTACTACTGCTTCTGCTAAACTATTTGAGGAAATGGAGAAGTTGCATGATGCTGTTCTGGAGTCGAACCCAAAGCTGCAAAACGGTGATGCTCCAGATGCGCCTGGAGCAGAAGGAGGATATACAGATGACATTGAGGCCGAAGCTAATTCCTACTTCCAACAAATGTTTTCCGGTCAGTTGACCATTGAAGCGATGGTTCAAATGCTTTCTCGGTACAAGGAATCTTCAGTTAAAAG GGAACAATCAATTTTCGAATGCATGATTGCAAATCTTTTTGAGGAGTATAGATTCTTCCCGAAATATCCTGAAAGACAGCTGAAAATTGCGGCAGTTCTCTTTG GCTCTGTTATTAAGCATCAGCTTGTAACTCACCTTACTCTTGGGATTGCATTGCGTGGTGTCCTTGATGCACTTCGTAAACCTGCAGATTCAAAA ATGTTTGTGTTTGGTACCAAGGCTGTAGAGCAGTTTGTGGATCGTTTGATTGAGTGGCCACAGTACTGCAATCATATTCTGCAAATATCACATTTACGAAGCACGCATGTGGAACTTGTTGCTTTCATTGAACAGGCTCTTCTGAGGCTATCTGCAGGCCATTCTGATTCTGATGCTACTGCAGGAAATGTGGAG CTtcaacaaaaacatgaaactGCCATGGATGATCGACTTAAAGTCATTGGATCATCAGTCAGTGAtgtaaaacaatttttatcttCTGTGGGGCAAACTTCAATTCAACCCGTAGGTGATGCTCCTACAAATCAAAAG AATACAATCAGTACTCCAGCTGTGTTGACTTCTGCCTCTGGTTTTGTCCGTCCTTCACGGGGGGCTGCTTCTACCA GGTTTGGTTCAGCTTTGAATATTGAAACGCTTGTTGCTGCGGCTGAGAAAAGAGAAACTCCTCTAGAG GCTCCCGCATCGGATGTACAGGATAAGATTTCATTTatgattaataatatttcactTGCTAATCTTGAAGCCAAAGCAAAAGAATTTTCGGAGATTTTGAAGGAGCAGTTTTTCCCCTGGTTTGCTCAGTATATGGTCATGAAGAG GGCTAGCATTGAGCCAAATTTCCATGACTTGTATTTGAAGTTTCTGGACCGAGTTAATTCAAAAGCTTTGAGTAAAGAGATTGTTCAGGCTACTTACGAGAACTGCAag GTTCTGTTAGGATCAGAGCTTATAAAATCAAGCTCAGAAGAACGTTCACTGCTGAAGAATTTGGGAAGCTGGCTTGGGAAACTAACAATTGGCAGGAATCAAGTATTGCGAGCTCGTGAAATAGATCCAAAATCTTTGATAATTGAG GCATATGAAAAAGGGTTAATGATTGCTGTAATACCATTTACTTCTAAG GTTCTTGAACCATGTCAAAGTAGTTTAGCATACCAACCCCCAAACCCTTGGACCATGGGCATTCTTGGACTACTGGCAGAGATTTATTCAATGCCTAACTTGAAAATGAACCTGAAGTTTGACATTGAG GTTCTGTTTAAGAATCTTAGTGTGGATATGAAAGAAATAACGCCAACTTCTCTTCTTAAAGACCGGAAGAGAGAAGTTGAAGGTAATCCTGATTTTTCTAATAAGGACGTTGGAGCATCTCAGACGCAGATGGTAGCTGAAGCAAAGCCCAGCATAATGTCTTCTTTAAATCAAGTGGAGCTTCCACTGGAGGTTGCAACACCATCGAATTCTGGAAATCACACTCACCTGTTATCGCAG TACGTTCCCCCgcttcatctttcttctggCACATTAATGGAAGACGAAAAGCTTGCTGCGCTGGGCTTGTCTGATCAGCTTCCTACTGCCCCTGGACTCTTACAAGCTACAACGTCGCCATCACCATTCTCAACCAATCAG CTTCCTGCGGGTATCCCTAATATAGGAAGTCTTGTTGTGATCAACCAGAAGCTTAATAGTTTGGGATTGCACATTCATTTTCAGAG AGCAGTTCCAATTGCAATGGATAGAGCTGTCAAAGAGATCGTTTCTGGTATTGTGCAGCGTAGTGTCTCTATAGCCACCCAAACAACAAAGGAACTGGTTTTGAAG GATTACGCCATGGAATCAGATGAGACCCGAATATTTAATGCAGCGCATTTGATGGTTGCTAGTCTGGCTGGATGTCTAGCACACGTGACTTGCAAG gAACCTTTACGAGGTTCAATATCAAGTCAACTCAGAAGTTCTCTCCAGAATTTGGGCGTTGCCAGTGATCTGCTTGAGCAAGCTGTTCAgcttgttacaaatgataacCTTGATCTTGGCTGTGCCATAATTGAACAGGCTGCTACAGATAAG GCTATACAAACCATTGACGGTGAAATAGCCCAACAGCTGTCTTTAAGAAGGAAGCATAGAGAGGGTGTTAATACAACCTTTTTTGACACTGGTATGTACGCACAAGGACCTCTTGGTGTTGTGCCTGAGGCTCTCCGTCCCAAGCCAGGACATCTGTCCATTTCACAACAGCGAGTTTATGAG GATTTTGTTAGGCTTCCCttgcaaaatcaaaatagcCAAGCTGCACAGTCTACTGGTTCTTCAATTACAGCTAGTGGTACTGGTTTGAGTAGTCAATTTGGTTTGTCATCGGGACAACTGAACTCAGGATACACATCTGGACTTGTTGCTGGACTTGAAGGAGGATCTCGGTCTCTGGATGATGCTGTAGACCCTACCTGTGTGCCCCAACTAAG TGCAACTCCAGGACATATTGCTGCTGATGGTGTTGGCGTGCGAGGTCCAGAAAATGATTTGGGCGTTGCTTCTTTCCCTTTGGCTGCATCAACCCCTGAGCTCCCTGCAGCTGATACCTCTGACAATATAAAG GAACCTGGATCTTCTTCCCAACCATTGTCCTCACCTATCACAACTGATCGTCTTGCGACTACTATGTCAGAACCCTCACTTACCACCAGAGATGCATTGGATAAATTCCAAGTTATTTCACAGAAG TTGGAGGCTTTGGTTAGTAATGAGGCTCGGGAAACTGACTTCCAG GGTGTCATTGCCGAGGTTCCTGAGATCATACTAAGATGTGTAAGTCGGGATGAAGCTGCTCTTGCTGTGGCGCAAAAG GTGTTTAAAGTTTTATACGACAATGCATCAAACACTTTTCATGTTGGTGCCCATCTTGCCATTCTGATTGCCATTCGCGATGTTTGCAAGCTAGTTGTAAAGGAACTTACTAGCTGG GTGATTTACTCCGAGGAAGAGCGGAAGTACAACAAGGACATTACTCTTGGCCTTATTCGCAGTGAACTACTAAATCTTGCAGAATATAATGTTCATATGGCGAAACTAATTGATGGAGGCAGGAATA AGGCCGCAACAGAGTTTGCCATATCCCTCCTCCAAACATTGGTTGTGGAAGAATCAAGTGTTATTTCCGAACTTCACAATCTTGTTGATGCATTAGCTAAG GTAGCTGCAAAACCTGGATCTTCAGAGCCTTTGCAACAACTGGTTGAGATAATCAAGAATCCATCTGCTAGTACAGCTGCTATATCTGGGGTTAACGTTGGGAAAGAGGATAAGGCTAGACTTGCCAGAGACAAAAAG GCTCCTGGACATTCCACAGCAAACAGAGAAGATTCTAGTTTTCTCGAATCTGAAGATCCAGTTGGTTTTCGTGATCAG GTATCAATACTATTTGCTGAATGGTACCGAATATGTGAGCTACCCGGTGCTAATGAAGCCGCATTTAACCATTTCATAATACAATTACATCAGAATGGGCTTCTGAAAGGGGATGATATGACGGATCGGTTTTTCCGTCTGCTCACa GAAATTTCTGTGGCACATTGTTTATCATCTGAAGTAATTAATTCGGGTGCATTACAATCACCACAACAAATACAGAATCTATCATTCCTTGCGATCGACATTTATGCCAAGCTTGTATTTTCGATCTTGAAG ggATCTGGTAAAACTTCTCTTTTATCCAGG ATTCTGGCAGTGACTGTAAGATTCATTCAGAAAGATGCCGAAGAGAAGAAAGCATCGTTTAATCCGAGACCATATTTTAGATTGTTTATTAACTGGCTTCCTGACCTTGGCTGTCTAGAACCTATTGTTGATGGTGCCAACTTTCAG ATATTGACAGCTTTTGCTAATGCATTTCATGCGTTGCACCCTCTTAAGATTCCAGCGTTCAG CTATGCTTGGCTTGAGCTGGTTAGTCATAGAAGTTTTATGCCAAAGATGCTTACTGGGAATAGTCAGAAGGGTTGGCCATACATCCAGCGTTTGCTGGTAGACGTGTTCCAATTCATGGAGCCATTTTTGCGGAACGCTGAACTTGGACCACCG gtttattttctttataaaggcACCCTTAGGGTGTTGCTTGTCTTACTTCATGATTTCCCTGAGTTCCTATGTGACTATCATTTTACTTTCTGCGATGTGATTCCTCCTAGCTGCATTCAGATGCGGAATATTATCCTTAGTGCGTTTCCTCGTAACATGAGACTACCAGATCCGTCCACCCCCAATTTGAAG ATTGACTTGCTTGCGGAAATCAATCAATCCCCACGTATTCTATCTGAGGTGGATGGAGCTCTTAAATCAAAGCAGATGAAGGCCGACGTGGATGAGTATCTCAAG ACAAGGCAACAGGGATCATCGTTTCTGGCTGATCTGAAGCAGAAGTTGCTACTTCCTCCCATTGAAGCTGCTTCTGCTGGGACGCGTTACAATGTGCCTTTGATCAACTCCCTCGTACTTTACGTCGGGATGCAG GCCATCCAACAACTTCAGGCAAGAAGTCCTCATGCTCAGTCAACGGCTAATACTGTTACATTAGCAGTATTTCTGGTGGGTGCTGCTCTAGATATTTTCCAGACTCTGATCGTGGAGTTGGATACTGAAGGGCGGTACCTCTTCCTCAATGCCGTTGCAAACCAACTTCGTTATCCGAATACCCACACCCATTACTTCTCTTTTGTGCTCCTATACCTTTTCGCTGAATCGACTCAG GAAATTATCCAGGAGCAGATAACAAGAGTGTTGTTGGAACGCCTCATTGTCAATAGACCTCATCCATGGGGACTGCTGATTACATTCATTGAACTTATTAAG aatCCAAGATACAACTTTTGGAACCGGTCCTTTATAAGATGTGCACCAGATATCGAAAGACTATTTGAGTCGGTCTCTAGATCCTGCGGTGGCCCTAAATCTGCAGACGAGAACATGGTTCAAAATTGGGTACCTGATACCGCCCACTAG
- the LOC111791324 gene encoding putative expansin-B2: protein MPRFHHYYYYYYYYCSLLFPALLSLSLTPCFCFHPKSFNVSMYQSYDPDWSPAIATWYGTPNGAGSDGGSCGYGRAVEEPPFSSLIAAGGPSLYKSGKACGACYQVKCSGEGACSGSPVTVVITDSCPGGSCASDSVHFDLSGTAFGAMAATGRADELRSLGVLHIQHKRVECNYPGTSINFIVDSGSNPDYFAVLIEYEDGDGELGLVELKPALNSYSWIPMKQSWGAVWKLDSASALQPPFSLRLTALDSGKTVVANNVIPVRWQPGQTYRSVVNFDT from the exons ATGCCCCGTTTccaccattattattattattattattattattgttctcttctctttcccgCCCTTCTTTCCCTTTCACTTACCCCTTGCTTTTGCTTCCATCCCAAATCCTTCAATGTCTCCATGTACCAATCCTATGATCCCGATTGGTCTCCGGCCATCGCCACCTGGTACGGTACCCCCAATGGTGCCGGGAGCGATG GGGGTTCCTGTGGGTATGGAAGAGCGGTCGAGGAACCACCATTTTCGTCGTTAATTGCCGCGGGTGGCCCTTCTTTGTACAAATCCGGCAAAGCCTGTGGAGCTTGTTATCAG GTGAAGTGCTCCGGAGAAGGCGCATGTTCAGGGAGTCCGGTGACGGTGGTTATAACTGATAGTTGTCCGGGCGGCTCCTGTGCTTCCGACTCTGTCCACTTCGACCTCAGTGGCACTGCTTTTGGTGCTATGGCTGCTACTGGGCGGGCCGATGAACTCCGCAGTCTCGGCGTTTTGCACATTCAACATAAGAG GGTGGAATGCAATTACCCGGGAACCTCGATCAACTTCATCGTGGACTCAGGGTCGAACCCAGACTACTTCGCAGTTCTGATCGAATACGAAGATGGAGATGGAGAGCTAGGTTTAGTGGAGCTGAAACCGGCGCTCAACTCGTACTCATGGATTCCAATGAAGCAGTCATGGGGTGCAGTTTGGAAGCTGGACTCTGCCTCTGCGCTTCAACCTCCCTTCTCCCTCAGGCTCACTGCCCTCGACTCCGGCAAGACCGTGGTGGCTAACAACGTAATTCCGGTCAGGTGGCAGCCCGGACAGACTTATAGATCAGTGGTCAACTTCGATACATAA
- the LOC111789882 gene encoding protein transport protein Sec61 subunit beta-like: MALGGAAPQRGSAAATASMRRRRTTSSGTSGGAAGTMLQFYTDDAPGLKISPNVVLVMSIGFIAFVAILHVMGKLYFVRREA, encoded by the coding sequence ATGGCACTAGGTGGAGCAGCTCCCCAGAGAGGAAGTGCGGCAGCTACTGCCAGCATGCGCAGGAGAAGGACAACAAGTTCCGGCACATCTGGAGGGGCAGCTGGAACAATGCTGCAGTTTTACACGGATGATGCTCCTGGGCTCAAGATATCCCCCAACGTTGTTCTCGTCATGAGCATTGGTTTCATAGCGTTTGTTGCCATTCTCCATGTTATGGGTAAGCTGTACTTTGTACGAAGAGAAGCCTAG